Proteins encoded together in one Desulfuromonas sp. window:
- a CDS encoding PAS domain S-box protein: MAIIGDEQTLLVVDDTPDNLFVLEQVIARHLPGCRVITAASGGEGLALAASVSLDGALLDVQMPGMDGIEMCRRLKAEPATASMPVVLITANRASSELKARGLEAGADDFISRPIDNLELVARIKVMLRVRRAEEQLRRANAGLERRVAEKTAALRLYEKAVESTNDLVTVVSPRYEFLLFNQAALDYNGLQREQVLGRPVSEVLGAEAFEATLRPRLDRTLAGETVEFDLLLDYPQRGTRQQQVRSTPMRGEGGRVEGVVAVIRDVTEHRAAEKKIHRLSQFQKGIVDNAHIWMDVLDEDGHVAIWNKAAENISGYLSEEVVGGSHIWGLLYPDETYRSELQEKLGALLRNGGTVEGFETPIRCKDGAIKIIAWNCRVLLDDTGGPMGVVSIGQDITARREAEEGKTKALLETEAARGRIDALLKSVADGIIVTDGDNRIILMNRFAEDLLDLRLEAAFMQPVDKAIFFRPLRDHFSVVLADAKSRVSEDMEWADPGSGTLRTIQVRTFVSAEGPGERGGTITILRDMTREREIERIKREFLSTAAHELRTPLTAVMGFAELLLSGEDFDAQQQREFLEVIFEKTEALERIVDELLDVGRIETGRQIPLEKAPCSIGETIAAAVEGFRPQLCGKKLEISLPEADRRLEVDRQKMVQVLESLLDNAVKYSPGAGQVRIVGAAAGDAYRVSIEDEGIGMSPEQADRAFDKFYRADASSTAVGGLGLGLTVARSIVEAHGGRIWLESGPGEGTRAIFSLPLERLPEAPDAGNRRFDAPLHPMTGNYHDG; this comes from the coding sequence ATGGCTATCATCGGCGACGAACAGACCCTCCTGGTGGTGGATGACACCCCGGACAACCTCTTTGTCCTGGAGCAGGTGATCGCGCGGCACCTTCCGGGCTGCCGGGTGATCACGGCCGCTTCCGGCGGCGAGGGGCTGGCCCTGGCCGCATCGGTCTCCCTCGACGGGGCCCTGCTCGACGTGCAGATGCCGGGGATGGACGGCATCGAGATGTGTCGCCGGCTCAAGGCCGAGCCGGCGACGGCGAGCATGCCCGTGGTCCTCATCACCGCCAACCGCGCCAGCTCCGAGCTCAAGGCCAGGGGGCTGGAGGCGGGGGCCGACGACTTCATCTCCCGCCCCATCGACAACCTCGAACTGGTCGCCCGGATCAAGGTCATGCTCCGGGTCAGGCGGGCCGAGGAGCAGCTGCGCAGGGCCAATGCCGGCCTGGAGAGGCGGGTGGCCGAGAAGACGGCCGCCCTGCGTCTCTACGAGAAGGCGGTCGAGAGCACCAATGACCTGGTTACGGTTGTTAGCCCCCGCTACGAATTCCTCCTTTTCAACCAGGCGGCCCTCGACTACAACGGCCTTCAAAGGGAGCAGGTCCTGGGGCGGCCGGTTTCGGAAGTGCTGGGCGCGGAGGCCTTCGAAGCGACCCTTCGCCCCCGCCTCGACCGCACCCTGGCCGGGGAAACGGTCGAGTTCGACCTGCTCCTCGACTACCCGCAGCGGGGGACCAGGCAGCAGCAGGTCCGTTCCACCCCCATGCGGGGCGAAGGGGGGCGGGTCGAGGGCGTCGTCGCGGTGATCCGGGACGTGACCGAGCACCGGGCCGCCGAGAAGAAGATCCATCGCTTGAGTCAGTTCCAGAAGGGTATTGTCGACAATGCCCATATCTGGATGGACGTTCTGGACGAGGACGGTCATGTGGCGATCTGGAACAAGGCCGCCGAGAATATCAGTGGTTACCTCTCGGAGGAGGTCGTCGGCGGATCCCACATCTGGGGCCTGCTCTATCCCGATGAGACCTATCGAAGCGAACTCCAGGAAAAGCTGGGCGCTCTCCTCCGCAACGGTGGCACTGTGGAAGGGTTCGAAACCCCCATAAGATGCAAAGACGGGGCGATCAAGATAATCGCCTGGAACTGCCGGGTTCTCCTCGATGACACCGGGGGCCCCATGGGCGTCGTTTCCATCGGCCAGGACATCACCGCCCGAAGGGAGGCCGAAGAGGGGAAGACGAAAGCCCTGCTCGAGACCGAGGCGGCCAGGGGCCGCATCGACGCCCTCCTCAAATCGGTGGCGGACGGCATTATCGTCACCGACGGGGACAACCGCATTATCCTCATGAACCGATTTGCGGAAGATCTCCTCGACCTGCGCCTGGAGGCGGCCTTCATGCAGCCCGTTGACAAGGCCATCTTTTTTCGGCCCCTTCGGGATCATTTCTCCGTCGTTCTGGCCGATGCAAAAAGCCGGGTCTCCGAGGACATGGAATGGGCCGATCCCGGTTCCGGGACGCTTCGGACCATCCAGGTGCGGACCTTTGTTTCAGCCGAAGGGCCGGGGGAGCGGGGGGGGACGATCACCATCCTCCGGGACATGACCCGGGAGCGGGAGATCGAGCGGATCAAGCGAGAGTTTCTCTCCACCGCCGCCCACGAGCTGCGCACCCCCCTGACCGCCGTCATGGGCTTTGCCGAGCTGCTGCTGAGCGGCGAAGACTTCGACGCTCAACAGCAGCGGGAATTTCTGGAGGTCATTTTCGAGAAGACCGAGGCCCTGGAGAGGATCGTCGATGAACTTCTCGACGTGGGGCGCATCGAAACCGGCCGCCAGATCCCACTCGAGAAGGCCCCCTGTTCCATTGGCGAGACTATTGCCGCAGCGGTCGAAGGTTTCCGCCCGCAGCTCTGCGGCAAAAAGCTGGAAATCTCCCTTCCGGAGGCGGATCGGAGGCTCGAGGTGGACCGGCAAAAGATGGTGCAGGTCCTGGAGAGTCTCCTGGACAACGCGGTCAAGTACTCCCCCGGCGCCGGCCAGGTCCGGATCGTGGGGGCGGCGGCGGGCGATGCGTACCGCGTTTCGATCGAGGACGAGGGGATCGGGATGAGCCCGGAGCAGGCCGATCGGGCCTTTGACAAGTTCTACCGGGCCGACGCCTCGAGCACCGCGGTCGGGGGGCTCGGCCTCGGGCTGACCGTCGCCAGGAGCATCGTCGAGGCCCACGGGGGGAGGATCTGGCTGGAGAGCGGGCCGGGGGAGGGAACCCGGGCGATCTTCTCCCTGCCCCTCGAGAGGCTGCCTGAGGCCCCGGACGCCGGGAACCGCCGTTTCGATGCGCCTCTCCACCCCATGACCGGCAATTACCATGACGGCTGA
- the pdxA gene encoding 4-hydroxythreonine-4-phosphate dehydrogenase PdxA — protein MNHPFIITMGDPTGVGPEIILKALFSGELDGLSRPLLVAGDVGVMVRAAAVLGADAEVFPAAGLATHRLHHGGRTLAVRALSDLPAQELRYGRPDNACGRAMLDYIEWACARCLSGEAAAMVTAPINKAAVKAAGCDFPGHTELLAARCGVEKVVMMLGGERLKVCLVTTHIGLRDVPEALSTAEILETVRITDASFRRFYGLERPRIAVLALNPHAGEGGHFGDEEERLIVPAIEAARAEGIDAGGPHSADTLFHFAAAGAYDAVVCMYHDQGLIPLKLLHFEDGVNVTLGLPIVRTSVDHGTAYDIAGSGEASEKSLVAAVRTAERMAENL, from the coding sequence GTGAATCATCCGTTCATCATCACCATGGGCGACCCCACCGGGGTCGGCCCCGAGATCATCCTCAAGGCTCTTTTTTCCGGTGAGCTGGACGGCCTCTCCCGGCCGCTGCTGGTGGCCGGCGACGTCGGCGTGATGGTTCGGGCGGCCGCGGTTCTCGGGGCGGACGCGGAGGTCTTTCCCGCCGCGGGGCTGGCCACCCATCGCCTGCACCACGGCGGGCGGACCCTCGCCGTGCGGGCTCTGTCCGACCTGCCCGCGCAGGAGCTGCGTTACGGCCGCCCCGATAATGCCTGCGGCCGGGCCATGCTCGACTACATCGAGTGGGCCTGCGCCCGCTGCCTCTCCGGCGAGGCCGCGGCGATGGTCACCGCGCCGATCAACAAGGCGGCGGTCAAGGCGGCCGGCTGCGACTTTCCCGGCCACACCGAGCTGCTCGCCGCCCGCTGCGGCGTGGAGAAGGTGGTCATGATGCTCGGCGGCGAGCGCCTCAAGGTCTGCCTGGTGACGACCCACATCGGCCTGCGGGACGTTCCGGAGGCGCTGAGCACGGCGGAGATCCTGGAGACGGTCCGTATCACCGACGCCTCTTTCCGGCGCTTCTACGGCCTGGAACGGCCGCGCATCGCGGTGCTGGCCCTCAATCCCCACGCCGGCGAGGGGGGGCACTTTGGCGACGAGGAGGAGCGCCTCATCGTCCCGGCCATCGAGGCCGCCCGGGCCGAGGGGATCGACGCCGGCGGGCCGCACAGCGCCGACACCCTGTTCCACTTCGCCGCCGCCGGCGCCTACGACGCCGTCGTCTGCATGTACCACGACCAGGGGCTGATCCCCCTCAAGCTCCTCCACTTCGAGGACGGGGTCAACGTCACCCTCGGCCTGCCCATCGTGCGCACCTCCGTCGACCACGGCACCGCCTACGACATCGCCGGCAGCGGCGAGGCCAGCGAGAAGAGCCTGGTGGCGGCGGTCCGCACCGCGGAGCGGATGGCGGAGAACCTCTAG
- the uvrA gene encoding excinuclease ABC subunit UvrA, translating into MADKIVIKGAREHNLKGIDVEIPREKLVVITGVSGSGKSTLAFDTIYAEGQRRYVESLSAYARQFLSQMEKPDVDSIEGLSPAISIEQKTTSKNPRSTVGTVTEIYDYLRLLFARVGRVHCHKCGKEISSQTVEQMTDRILEMPEKTRLLILAPVVRGRKGEYRKELKQLQADGYVRVRIDGEMRELSEPIALDKKKKHTVEVVVDRVVVKEGIAGRLADSLETALGLAEGLVRVEEVGGESRLFSEQHACIECGVSYPEIAPRMFSFNSPYGACADCSGLGTRMYFDPDQVVPNPGLSLREGAVVPWETRTGVYYHQLLEILADHYEFDINTPFAELPEKAQKVLLHGSGKEPVRFWFDQGGRRHFYTKPFEGVIPNLERRYRETDSENVRENLERFMNVMPCPSCDGARLRRESLCVRVGEKSISEVCALSVTEAEGFFAGLELAEREAEIGRRVLKEIRQRLSFLVHVGLDYLSLSRSAGTLSGGEGQRIRLATQVGSSLVGVLYILDEPSIGLHQRDNRRLLETLKRLRDIGNTVLVVEHDEETILEADYVLDMGPGAGLKGGRVVAQGTPKQIMEDPASLTGRYLTGELSIEVPQERRRSERFLEVRGARENNLRGIDVKIPLGVMTCVTGVSGSGKSTLVLDTLYKALSQRLYRSRNKAGRVDDILGLDMLDKVIDIDQSPIGRTPRSNPATYTGVFTDVRDLFAGLPDAKVRGFKPGRFSFNVKGGRCEACQGDGILKIEMHFLPDVFVTCEVCKGSRYNRETLEVRYKGKNIAEVLDMTANQAARFLENIP; encoded by the coding sequence ATGGCCGATAAAATCGTCATCAAGGGCGCCCGCGAGCACAACCTGAAGGGGATCGACGTCGAGATCCCCCGGGAGAAGCTGGTGGTGATCACCGGGGTCTCCGGTTCGGGCAAGAGCACCCTGGCCTTCGACACGATCTACGCCGAGGGCCAGCGGCGCTACGTGGAGAGCCTCTCCGCCTACGCCCGCCAGTTCCTGTCGCAGATGGAAAAGCCCGACGTGGACTCAATCGAGGGCCTCTCCCCGGCCATCTCCATCGAGCAGAAGACCACCAGCAAGAACCCCCGCTCCACCGTCGGCACGGTCACCGAAATCTACGATTACCTGCGCCTGCTCTTCGCCCGGGTCGGCCGGGTCCACTGCCACAAGTGCGGCAAGGAGATCTCCTCCCAGACCGTTGAGCAGATGACCGACCGCATCCTGGAGATGCCCGAGAAGACCCGCCTGCTTATCCTCGCGCCGGTCGTGCGCGGGCGCAAGGGGGAGTACCGCAAGGAGCTGAAGCAGCTGCAGGCCGACGGCTATGTGCGGGTGCGCATCGACGGCGAGATGCGCGAGTTGTCCGAGCCGATCGCGCTGGACAAGAAGAAGAAGCACACGGTCGAGGTGGTGGTCGACCGGGTCGTGGTCAAGGAGGGGATCGCGGGCCGCCTCGCCGACTCCCTGGAGACCGCCCTGGGCCTGGCCGAGGGCCTCGTCCGGGTGGAGGAGGTCGGCGGCGAGAGCCGGCTCTTTTCAGAGCAGCACGCCTGCATCGAGTGCGGGGTCTCCTACCCGGAGATCGCGCCGCGCATGTTTTCCTTCAACAGCCCCTACGGCGCCTGCGCGGACTGCTCCGGGCTCGGGACCCGCATGTACTTCGACCCCGACCAGGTCGTCCCCAACCCCGGCCTCTCCCTGCGCGAGGGGGCCGTCGTCCCCTGGGAGACGCGCACCGGGGTCTACTACCACCAGCTGCTGGAGATCCTGGCGGACCACTACGAGTTCGACATCAACACCCCCTTCGCCGAGCTGCCCGAAAAGGCGCAGAAGGTCCTGCTGCACGGCTCGGGAAAAGAGCCGGTGCGCTTCTGGTTCGACCAGGGGGGGCGCCGCCATTTCTACACCAAGCCCTTCGAGGGGGTGATCCCGAACCTGGAGCGGCGCTACCGGGAGACCGACTCGGAGAACGTGCGGGAGAACCTCGAGCGCTTCATGAACGTGATGCCCTGCCCGAGCTGCGACGGGGCCCGGCTGCGCCGGGAGTCCCTCTGCGTGCGGGTCGGGGAGAAGAGCATCAGCGAGGTCTGCGCTCTGTCGGTGACCGAGGCCGAGGGCTTCTTCGCCGGCCTCGAGCTGGCCGAGCGGGAGGCGGAGATCGGCCGGCGGGTGCTCAAGGAGATCCGCCAGCGCCTCTCTTTCCTCGTCCACGTGGGGCTCGACTACCTGAGCCTGAGCCGCTCGGCGGGGACCCTCTCGGGCGGGGAGGGCCAGCGCATCCGCCTCGCCACCCAGGTCGGCTCCTCGCTGGTCGGGGTGCTGTACATCCTCGACGAGCCCTCCATCGGCCTGCACCAGCGGGACAACCGGCGCCTGCTGGAGACCCTGAAGCGGCTGCGGGATATTGGCAACACCGTGCTCGTGGTGGAGCACGACGAGGAGACGATCCTCGAGGCGGACTACGTGCTCGACATGGGCCCCGGGGCGGGCCTGAAGGGCGGCAGGGTGGTGGCCCAGGGCACCCCGAAGCAGATCATGGAAGACCCCGCCTCCCTCACCGGCCGCTACCTCACCGGAGAGCTGTCGATCGAGGTCCCGCAGGAGCGGCGCCGCAGCGAACGCTTCCTGGAGGTGCGGGGGGCCCGGGAGAACAACCTCCGGGGGATCGACGTGAAGATCCCCCTCGGGGTGATGACCTGCGTCACCGGGGTCTCCGGCTCGGGCAAGTCCACCCTCGTTCTCGACACCCTGTACAAGGCGCTCTCCCAAAGACTCTACCGCTCCCGCAATAAGGCCGGCCGGGTCGACGACATCCTCGGCCTGGACATGCTCGACAAGGTCATCGACATCGACCAGTCCCCCATCGGCCGCACCCCCCGCTCCAACCCGGCCACCTACACCGGGGTCTTCACCGACGTCCGCGACCTCTTCGCCGGCCTGCCCGACGCCAAGGTGCGCGGCTTCAAGCCGGGGCGCTTCTCCTTCAACGTCAAGGGGGGGCGCTGCGAAGCCTGCCAGGGCGACGGCATTTTGAAGATCGAGATGCACTTCCTCCCCGACGTCTTCGTCACCTGCGAGGTGTGCAAGGGCTCGCGCTACAACCGGGAGACCCTCGAGGTGCGCTACAAGGGGAAGAACATCGCCGAGGTCCTCGACATGACCGCCAACCAGGCGGCCCGCTTCCTGGAGAACATCCC
- a CDS encoding EAL domain-containing protein — protein MTAEYSPTLLLVDDNPDNLFVLQQVIGQELPACRVLTASGAREGLSLAGRHPLDGALLDMQMPEMDGIELCRRLKGGAETSTVPVILLTAHRSTSELRAQGLEAGADDFISRPIDNVELAARLKTMLRIKRAEDRLRSSNALLEAQVAEKTDFLRDYQKAVESSRDLIAVVSPRHTYQVVNSAYLEYYGQKRSEVLGRPVEEILGEELYAADIGPRLERCLGGETVQFEIARAFPGLGERHLQVTYSPLQGSDGKTEGAVAISRDVTARNEAERQLSGKARVLQNLADFENEISHLDLGRVASQAIVFVAERLRIPRVSIALQDGTRQALRIYDASSDLGEMPKGHLIPAGDTVLWEVIRERALRYRPDIAREEKIFAVDRKLLEAGLKSDFLLPLNVENRCLGTLNCGSTEVDGIPEDVRQLLVLMVPRLAQALLNAQLFSELRRERAFLQSVIDGVVDPIMVIGLDHDVLMMNRAARAMASASVGPGEGLKCHQVSHRSEHPCLLDEVRRTGEPARALHQHHVGDGERRIFELSASPLWNEDGTLKGIIEASREITDRLQVEEKLSENEKRLEYLAYHDPLTDLPNRLLFQDRLGQAMAKARRSTNQVALLFLDLDRFKNINDSLGHEIGDRLLQQVARRLQECVRETDTVARLGGDEFLVVLEEFEGLCPVAAVARRILRSLEQDIPVGNYQLYVTTSIGISLFPDHGQDVESLMKCADVAMYQAKDQGRDNFKFYSPDMNARSQELLLLEGDLRRALEQEQFELYYQPQVDLETGRIVGMEALLRWHHPERGMVSPADFIPLAEETGLIVPIGQWVLQRACTQNRAWQKGGNPPLRMAVNISGRQFKKPGFVALVDRVLEETGLDPRWLELEITESIVMKDVAATIGTLNDLKGRGVHLAIDDFGTGYSSLSYLKRFPISKLKIDRSFVRDITTDPDDAAIAASVIALAQSMNLEVVAEGVETEEQKRFLQERGCAMAQGFLFSRPLPAAAAADGFDRRF, from the coding sequence ATGACGGCTGAATATTCCCCCACCCTGCTGCTGGTCGATGACAACCCGGACAACCTGTTCGTTCTGCAGCAGGTGATCGGCCAGGAGCTGCCCGCGTGCCGGGTGTTGACCGCCAGCGGCGCCCGGGAAGGTTTGAGCCTGGCTGGCCGCCATCCCCTCGACGGCGCCCTGCTCGACATGCAGATGCCGGAGATGGACGGCATCGAGCTGTGCCGGCGGCTCAAGGGGGGCGCGGAAACGTCCACGGTGCCGGTGATCCTCCTCACCGCCCACCGCTCCACCTCCGAGCTCCGGGCCCAGGGGCTCGAGGCGGGTGCCGACGACTTCATCTCCCGGCCGATCGACAACGTCGAACTGGCCGCCCGGCTCAAGACCATGCTGCGGATCAAGCGGGCCGAGGACCGCTTGCGCTCCAGCAACGCCCTGCTCGAGGCGCAGGTGGCCGAGAAGACCGATTTTCTGCGCGACTACCAGAAGGCGGTCGAGAGTTCCCGGGATCTGATCGCGGTGGTCAGCCCCCGGCACACCTACCAGGTCGTCAACAGTGCCTATCTCGAATACTACGGCCAGAAGCGGAGCGAGGTTCTCGGCCGCCCGGTTGAGGAAATCCTCGGCGAGGAACTCTATGCGGCCGACATCGGGCCCCGGCTCGAACGGTGCCTGGGGGGGGAGACGGTGCAGTTCGAGATCGCCCGGGCCTTTCCCGGTCTCGGGGAGCGGCATCTCCAGGTGACGTACTCTCCCCTGCAGGGCTCCGACGGAAAAACCGAAGGGGCGGTCGCCATAAGCCGCGACGTCACCGCCCGCAACGAGGCCGAGCGGCAGCTGAGCGGCAAAGCACGGGTTTTGCAGAACCTGGCCGACTTTGAAAACGAGATCTCCCACCTGGACCTGGGTCGCGTTGCCTCTCAGGCCATCGTTTTTGTTGCCGAGCGGCTGCGGATTCCGAGGGTGTCCATCGCCCTGCAGGACGGAACCCGCCAGGCATTGCGGATTTACGACGCCAGTTCCGACCTGGGGGAGATGCCGAAGGGGCACCTGATCCCGGCAGGGGATACGGTCCTCTGGGAGGTGATTCGGGAACGGGCCCTTCGTTACCGGCCCGATATCGCCAGAGAGGAGAAGATCTTCGCCGTTGACCGCAAGCTGCTCGAGGCGGGGCTGAAATCGGATTTTCTGCTCCCCCTGAACGTCGAGAACCGGTGTCTCGGCACCCTCAACTGCGGTTCCACGGAGGTGGACGGGATCCCCGAAGACGTCCGCCAGCTCCTGGTTCTCATGGTTCCGCGCCTGGCCCAGGCGCTGCTGAACGCCCAGCTCTTTTCGGAACTCCGCCGGGAGCGTGCCTTTCTGCAGTCGGTCATCGACGGGGTGGTCGACCCGATCATGGTCATCGGGCTGGACCATGACGTCCTGATGATGAACCGGGCGGCCCGGGCCATGGCTTCCGCCTCGGTGGGACCGGGCGAAGGGTTGAAGTGCCACCAGGTTTCCCATCGCTCCGAGCATCCCTGCCTCCTCGACGAAGTGCGCAGGACAGGGGAGCCGGCCAGGGCGCTCCATCAGCACCACGTCGGCGACGGCGAAAGACGCATCTTCGAGCTCTCCGCCTCGCCCCTGTGGAACGAGGACGGCACCCTGAAAGGGATCATCGAAGCTTCCCGGGAGATCACCGATCGGCTCCAGGTCGAGGAGAAACTGAGCGAGAACGAAAAGCGGCTCGAGTACCTCGCCTACCACGATCCCCTGACCGACCTCCCCAACCGCCTCCTCTTCCAGGACCGTCTCGGCCAGGCGATGGCCAAGGCGCGCCGCTCGACAAACCAGGTGGCGCTCCTCTTTCTCGACCTCGACCGCTTCAAGAATATCAACGACTCCCTGGGGCACGAGATCGGCGACCGGTTGCTGCAGCAGGTGGCCAGGCGGCTGCAGGAGTGCGTGCGCGAGACCGATACCGTGGCCAGGCTGGGGGGGGACGAGTTCCTGGTGGTCCTGGAGGAGTTCGAGGGCCTCTGCCCGGTGGCAGCGGTGGCCCGGAGAATCCTCCGCAGCCTGGAACAGGATATCCCGGTCGGCAATTACCAGCTCTACGTCACCACCAGCATCGGCATCAGCCTCTTTCCCGACCACGGCCAGGACGTGGAAAGCCTCATGAAGTGCGCCGACGTCGCCATGTACCAGGCCAAGGATCAGGGGCGTGACAATTTCAAATTCTACTCGCCCGACATGAACGCCCGATCCCAGGAGCTGCTTCTTCTCGAAGGCGACCTGCGCCGGGCCCTGGAGCAGGAGCAGTTCGAACTCTACTACCAGCCCCAGGTCGACCTGGAGACCGGCCGGATCGTCGGCATGGAGGCCCTGCTGCGCTGGCACCACCCGGAACGGGGCATGGTCTCTCCCGCCGACTTCATCCCCCTGGCCGAGGAGACCGGGCTGATCGTCCCCATCGGCCAGTGGGTCCTGCAAAGGGCCTGTACCCAGAACAGGGCCTGGCAGAAGGGGGGCAACCCGCCCCTGCGGATGGCGGTCAACATTTCCGGTCGCCAGTTCAAAAAGCCCGGTTTTGTCGCCCTGGTCGACCGGGTGCTGGAGGAGACGGGACTCGACCCCCGCTGGCTGGAGCTGGAGATCACCGAAAGCATTGTCATGAAGGACGTCGCGGCGACCATCGGCACCCTGAACGACCTCAAGGGGCGAGGGGTGCACCTCGCCATCGACGACTTCGGCACCGGCTACTCCTCCCTCAGCTACCTGAAGCGCTTTCCCATCTCCAAGCTCAAGATCGACCGCTCCTTCGTGCGCGACATCACCACCGATCCCGACGATGCCGCCATCGCCGCCTCGGTCATCGCCCTGGCCCAGAGCATGAATCTGGAGGTCGTCGCCGAGGGGGTGGAAACGGAGGAGCAGAAGCGCTTTCTTCAGGAGCGGGGCTGCGCAATGGCCCAGGGTTTCCTCTTCAGCCGCCCCCTCCCGGCGGCCGCGGCCGCGGACGGCTTCGACCGGCGCTTCTAG